The Desulfobulbaceae bacterium DNA window TTGGCGAACTGAGGGTTGATCTCACTTCGGATGAATTGCACTTGGATCGGGTGCAGGAAATACCAGGCCTTTTCCATGTCGGAGAGTAGAATATTGATAACCCGTTGGATCAGGCGTTGTTCGATGGAGGTGAAATCACGACCTTCGATTCGGACATTGCGAGTCCCTGAGCCACCGAGGAAGGTCTCTACCAAGGCAAAGACGAGCTTTGGTTCCAGGACAAACAGGGCGTTGCCGCGGAAGGGGTCCATTTTAAAGATCTGCAGACTGCTGGGCACTGGCAGGGTGCGAACAAAGGCCCCGAACCGTTCCAGTTCCGTCGGCACGGCGACAATGTCGATAACCCGACGCAGACTGTTGGCCAGCGATGTTCGCATGGTCCTGAGGAAGGCGTCGTTGATGACGTCCAAGGCGGGCATCCTGATCGGAGTGATGCCTTGCTGTCGGGTGAAGTCGTAGCTAGAGAGGGCGAGGCTCTCTTCGATAACCGAGTCATCTGGTTCATCGATATCTCCGCCTGAGATCCCCTTTAATAGGGCATCGACCTCGTCTTGACTTAGTATTTGTTCCATGGAAAGTCCTGATCGAGGTGGGTGTTTACTGGATTACGAAATCAGTGAAAAAGATGTTTCTGACTCGTTCTGGTCGCAGGATCAGGTTGAACCGTTCAAGAAGTTCGTCTCGAATTCTGATTTTGCCCTCCGGAGTCATTACCTCCTCAAAGGAGAGGCTGGTCAGCATCATGATGACCATATCTCGCATCTTTGGCACCAATTTTTCGGCCTTGGTTTTAGCTTCGAGTGATTCAAGCTCCAGGGTAACCTTGAGTTTTAAAAAACGTTTGGCCTTGGGGTCGGAGAGGTTGACCACAAAGGGTTCCAATTCGAACATCTCTCCTTCTTGCTCGGCGAGTTTCTTTTTTGCTTCCTCCATGCTGACATCTTCGGTGACAGCGGGTTTGGGGGCAAGGAATTTGGTGTAGGCAAAAAAACCGCCACCGCCAATGACTACGAGAAGGACGCCGATGATAATAAATAACAGTCCTTTTTTCT harbors:
- the fliM gene encoding flagellar motor switch protein FliM: MEQILSQDEVDALLKGISGGDIDEPDDSVIEESLALSSYDFTRQQGITPIRMPALDVINDAFLRTMRTSLANSLRRVIDIVAVPTELERFGAFVRTLPVPSSLQIFKMDPFRGNALFVLEPKLVFALVETFLGGSGTRNVRIEGRDFTSIEQRLIQRVINILLSDMEKAWYFLHPIQVQFIRSEINPQFAKICEPDDVVLINRYEVDMDRAVGSITCCIPLSNLESVKSKLTTAFQREQSEEDLLLTRNLEENIKNMPVEIKVELGKASIPAGDIIELQKGDIIQLDRRKDDLLPCYLAGVRKFMGTPGIRRGNKAFLIKRKVFDRERE
- a CDS encoding flagellar basal body protein FliL, with protein sequence MATDDAKDTGTEEKPKKKGLLFIIIGVLLVVIGGGGFFAYTKFLAPKPAVTEDVSMEEAKKKLAEQEGEMFELEPFVVNLSDPKAKRFLKLKVTLELESLEAKTKAEKLVPKMRDMVIMMLTSLSFEEVMTPEGKIRIRDELLERFNLILRPERVRNIFFTDFVIQ